A genomic segment from Candidatus Ancaeobacter aquaticus encodes:
- the rplU gene encoding 50S ribosomal protein L21 — MFAVVKSGGKQYKVTKGDVVTVEKLDGNPGDTINFEEVLLIADDKKVVVGKPFIENAVVVGELVVQTKGKKLIAYKYKRRKDSSKKIGHRQQITEVKIQKISTEGTQKKEV; from the coding sequence ATGTTTGCGGTTGTTAAATCTGGTGGTAAACAGTATAAAGTTACTAAAGGGGATGTTGTTACCGTTGAGAAACTTGACGGAAATCCTGGAGATACAATTAATTTTGAAGAAGTACTTCTTATAGCCGATGATAAAAAAGTTGTTGTCGGAAAACCTTTTATTGAAAACGCTGTTGTTGTCGGCGAATTAGTTGTGCAAACAAAAGGTAAAAAGTTGATCGCCTATAAGTATAAAAGAAGAAAAGATTCTTCAAAGAAAATTGGACATAGACAACAAATTACCGAGGTTAAAATTCAAAAGATTAGTACTGAAGGAACACAAAAAAAAGAAGTATAA
- the rpmA gene encoding 50S ribosomal protein L27 has translation MAHKKGQGTSRNGRDSNAQRLGVKAYGGQYVSAGSIIVRQRGSRFKPGKNVGVGRDWTIFSLIDGIVSFDGHKSVRQKISVQPVQA, from the coding sequence ATGGCGCATAAAAAGGGACAAGGTACATCAAGGAATGGTCGAGACAGTAATGCACAGCGTTTAGGCGTTAAAGCATATGGTGGACAGTATGTGAGTGCAGGCAGTATTATTGTTCGGCAACGAGGGTCGAGATTTAAGCCGGGGAAAAACGTTGGTGTTGGAAGAGATTGGACAATCTTTTCTCTGATCGACGGAATTGTATCATTTGACGGGCATAAATCTGTACGGCAGAAAATAAGCGTACAACCCGTACAGGCATAG